One Cytobacillus luteolus genomic window carries:
- a CDS encoding GNAT family N-acetyltransferase, whose translation MHVIIHKQLSILEEIFPAWEVSKQEFYDVTIFQELGWLLNWWRYKSNLVDISPYIIEIKDGTKTIGIIPLYRVESFFYRVLKPIGADQSDYLMPILSKKYPPELLLKLALEKIFDDKKSWDYIDWGDVPEDSIFARTLNYKKMKYTKLIDSYKAVTCPYLYLDKDIEITKSKMNKPFMKKILYKERKILRERGGELTFSKVMKEEEIEPIMNIFFKFHCERWEKTDTPSKFRFKEEKEHALQSAKSLFKNNSLYLTYLSHEKDIVVVDFGMTDQKRLYLYLHAINIKYSRYSPGNLLLYHLILQACEEGYEIVDFLRGEEDYKQKWGTEDKLNLKYRIYNGSIKSLFYRLIYRTTRKSHFVKKYIKPFAMKVLGNIEPSKMVVLPIISLL comes from the coding sequence TTGCATGTTATTATTCATAAACAATTATCTATTTTAGAAGAAATTTTTCCAGCATGGGAAGTAAGTAAGCAAGAGTTTTATGATGTTACTATCTTTCAAGAATTAGGTTGGCTTTTAAACTGGTGGAGGTATAAAAGTAATTTGGTAGACATTTCACCCTACATCATTGAAATTAAGGACGGTACAAAGACAATAGGAATTATTCCACTCTATCGTGTAGAAAGCTTTTTCTATAGAGTACTAAAACCTATAGGTGCAGACCAATCAGATTACCTGATGCCCATACTCTCAAAAAAGTACCCTCCAGAGCTACTACTGAAACTAGCTTTAGAGAAAATCTTTGATGACAAAAAAAGCTGGGATTATATTGATTGGGGTGATGTACCTGAGGACTCCATTTTTGCGAGAACATTAAATTACAAAAAAATGAAATATACAAAGTTAATCGACAGCTATAAAGCCGTTACATGTCCATACCTATATCTTGACAAGGACATTGAGATCACAAAGAGTAAAATGAATAAGCCCTTTATGAAGAAAATCCTCTATAAAGAAAGAAAAATTTTAAGGGAAAGAGGAGGAGAGCTTACTTTCTCTAAAGTGATGAAAGAAGAAGAAATTGAACCTATTATGAATATATTTTTTAAATTCCATTGCGAAAGATGGGAGAAAACAGATACACCAAGTAAATTTAGGTTCAAAGAAGAAAAGGAGCATGCACTCCAATCAGCTAAAAGCCTATTTAAAAACAATTCATTATACTTAACCTACTTAAGCCATGAAAAGGATATTGTTGTAGTTGACTTTGGTATGACAGATCAGAAAAGATTATACTTATATCTTCATGCTATAAATATAAAATACAGTAGGTACTCCCCGGGTAATCTTTTACTATATCATCTTATTCTCCAAGCCTGTGAAGAAGGATATGAGATTGTCGATTTTCTAAGGGGGGAAGAAGATTATAAACAAAAATGGGGTACCGAGGACAAATTAAATTTGAAGTATAGAATATACAATGGTTCTATAAAGTCATTATTCTATAGATTAATCTATCGTACTACTCGTAAAAGTCATTTTGTGAAAAAATATATCAAGCCATTTGCAATGAAGGTACTAGGTAACATAGAGCCATCAAAAATGGTCGTATTACCAATAATAAGTTTGTTATAA
- a CDS encoding D-sedoheptulose-7-phosphate isomerase, with protein MSVHSALTEHIEVVGLVKSDLMGEIEMIGSKCKNALDDDHTIFFMGNGGSAADSQHLAAELVGRFVKERKGLPSIALTTDTSILTAVGNDYGFEKIFSRQIEALVKPGDVVFGISTSGNSPNIINAIYSAKEAGALTIGLTGRGGGILKEICDHCIVIPSDSTARIQEAHILIGHIICEIIDEGI; from the coding sequence ATGAGTGTACATTCAGCATTAACAGAACATATTGAAGTGGTGGGGTTAGTAAAAAGTGATTTAATGGGCGAGATTGAAATGATTGGTTCTAAATGTAAGAACGCTTTAGATGATGACCACACCATCTTCTTCATGGGAAACGGAGGCAGCGCAGCTGATAGTCAGCACTTGGCTGCTGAACTTGTCGGAAGGTTTGTAAAGGAAAGAAAGGGGTTACCCTCAATTGCACTAACAACAGATACATCCATCTTAACGGCTGTCGGAAATGACTATGGCTTTGAGAAAATCTTTAGTAGACAAATAGAAGCCTTAGTAAAACCAGGTGATGTGGTATTTGGTATTTCAACTTCAGGAAATAGCCCAAACATCATAAACGCTATTTATAGTGCCAAAGAGGCTGGTGCGCTGACAATTGGATTGACGGGTAGAGGTGGAGGCATATTAAAGGAAATTTGTGATCATTGCATAGTGATTCCTTCAGATAGTACTGCTAGAATTCAAGAGGCTCATATTTTAATAGGCCATATTATCTGTGAAATAATTGATGAGGGGATATAA